In Cololabis saira isolate AMF1-May2022 chromosome 1, fColSai1.1, whole genome shotgun sequence, the following proteins share a genomic window:
- the LOC133448416 gene encoding histone H2B-like produces the protein MPEPAKSAPKKGSKKAVTKTAGKGGKKRRKSRKESYAIYVYKVLKQVHPDTGISSKAMGIMNSFVNDIFERIASEASRLAHYNKRSTITSREIQTAVRLLLPGELAKHAVSEGTKAVTKYTSSK, from the coding sequence ATGCCTGAACCCGCCAAGTCCGCGCCCAAGAAGGGCTCCAAGAAAGCCGTGACCAAGACCGCCGGGAAAGGCGGCAAGAAGAGGAGAAAGAGCAGGAAGGAGAGCTACGCCATCTACGTGTACAAGGTGCTGAAGCAGGTCCACCCCGACACCGGCATCTCCTCCAAGGCCATGGGCATCATGAACTCGTTCGTCAACGACATCTTTGAGCGCATCGCCTCTGAAGCGTCTCGTCTGGCTCACTACAacaaacgctccaccatcaccTCCAGGGAGATCCAGACCGCCGTGCGCCTCCTGCTGCCCGGGGAGCTGGCCAAGCACGCCGTGTCCGAGGGAACCAAGGCCGTCACCAAGTACACCAGCTCCAAGTAG